A part of Maridesulfovibrio hydrothermalis AM13 = DSM 14728 genomic DNA contains:
- a CDS encoding STAS domain-containing protein, with amino-acid sequence MTNINESTTHIGQGLTPQDLRGNSEEQDFDVDQILDSALNHVVDSSFDLIHKQRGEFTIFAPKGRVNNATIKHLKGRLYQAADEPGCKIILNLRYVDSIDSVGLGVLITAHKNAVARGGMVVFTDMNDRIFKTMKMLYMDRFLNMESTMKRAIELMS; translated from the coding sequence ATGACTAACATTAATGAAAGCACAACTCATATTGGTCAAGGGCTTACTCCTCAGGATTTAAGGGGAAATTCTGAAGAACAAGATTTTGACGTTGATCAGATCCTTGATTCTGCGTTGAACCATGTTGTTGATTCCAGCTTTGATCTTATCCATAAGCAAAGAGGGGAGTTTACTATTTTTGCGCCTAAGGGAAGAGTCAACAATGCAACCATCAAGCATCTTAAGGGCCGACTGTATCAGGCTGCTGATGAACCTGGCTGTAAGATTATTTTAAACCTTAGATATGTAGACTCTATCGACAGTGTCGGGCTGGGGGTACTTATCACAGCTCATAAGAATGCGGTTGCCAGAGGCGGTATGGTCGTATTTACCGACATGAATGATAGAATATTCAAGACCATGAAGATGTTGTATATGGATCGTTTTTTAAATATGGAATCTACTATGAAAAGGGCTATAGAGCTGATGAGTTGA